The Silene latifolia isolate original U9 population chromosome X, ASM4854445v1, whole genome shotgun sequence genome contains the following window.
aataataataataataataataataataataataataataataataataataataataataataataataataataataataataataataataataataataataataataataataataataataataataataataataataataataataataataataataataataataataataataataataataataataataataataataataataataataataataataataataataataataataataatgataatgatgataacaataatgatgatgataataataatgataataataatgatgatgataataataataataataataataataataataataataataataataataataataataataataataataataatgatgatgatgatgatgatgataataataatgatgacagtaatgatgatgataataataatgatgataataataataacaataatgatgatgatgatgatgatgatggtgatgatgatgatgatgataataataataataataataataataataataataataataataataataataataataataataataataataataataataataataataataataataataataataataatattattattattattattattatcgtgaGAACCATGAGAACAGCTCTCAACCGTCCATCAAATTATCTGACGGCTGAGATTAGACGCGCGCTTCTTTTATTGTTTCGCGGAAAATAAAAAATAAGACTGTACAAGTGAACAATATCAAGCCTACGtaacaaaatcaaaccacacgaaacaaaatcaatcgatttcaacattaatctttcctttatttgtAAATTTTTGTTTTTCGACATCAAATTTAGTGATCTAAAATCGGTTATTCATCATCAATTGCTGTGTTCGAAGCGCAAATCAGagtcaatttgttcaaacttttgcattcatcagctattcagttatttccagatcaaaactttgtaaggaaaatcggaattgatttcgtcattcatctggaattattgttttctacagtcaatattgagatatgttcattcaatgttatttaattcctttctgaatcgttgttgaattgattttatgatgatgttaaagttgaatttaatcaaattcAACTTAATTTCGGATTTGATTAAATTTAGTTAACTAGATTTACTGTCCAGAACcacaaaaacattaattttataatgaaaagtgtaaaattagggtttatagtttgtttgtttgattttaggaggatgataaatgcaaatgtactttgtggtgagaaaaaatgtaaaaataatgagaaaggaaaagtgtGCAATTTGAAGTAACTGAAAAGTAATTTTGCATGTAAAAATAATGTGTTGTGTTGTACACGTTTCATAAGGAAATGTCCAATCAGTTTTAGTTAAATGTGCATTATATATAATAAGGATGTGCAAGTAATTATTACCTTTTGCAAGTGGTCTTGCAACTgttcacaataagtcacaataagtcaaatgacggtttgtaacttgcttatgtggtgaaaagacacaactattcacattaatttgaaatattacttctaaatgtacattatattatttataaaaaaatatgttccatcaaataaattgtccactatctatattcataatttgcattttctgataattaggtgtaactaaaatatcattaagcactgtttggaaaatgtacattatattatatttaaaggtacattaaattatttaaaaaagaacgtggaacattatttggaaaataaatgtgctttcagtttaattcaaatgtccattacgtattttCATAATGTGCATATACTGTTTTATGCAAGAGATTTTAGTAACATAGATAACTTcacccaatttattaattaccatgattatgtttgtggcagttgaaaagacacaactgttcacAAATTTTAATCTCTTATActcaattaatccactatataaacccaAGAGTACACAACCAGTTTTCCATCCTACCTTCATTTCAAAAACCTTTTCCAATAACCAAAACTTTTAATCTCTTCAGAAAACTacttaattttcttaaaaaaaaaaacaatgtcttACTCAAAGTGCATAATAGTCCACTACAAGAATGATGCTTACAAACAAAGTTTCGTGGATAATTATTGGCAATGGAAAGTAAGAcagttttcttcaaactggtttgatggagaagagattcctgtggagatggatgtaccatcACACAGTCGTCCTTTACATCCTTTCCTTACTACTCAGGCATTGCTCCGGATTTTTTTGACCGACCTTggagggaagaaaagaaaaacatggcCGAGGTGTGCAAGGCCTGGTCAAGTTGGTTCCTTATAGGGACCGAGCCAAGGGTAATTGCTAGGGACTATTACCGAAACGCGGTTCGGGGAAATAAAAATGGAATAATCACTGTCACAAAGAATAATCGGGTCCTTGAAAGATACTGCCTTTGCACGACTATGTCTAGTCGTGAagaaataattagacatcatAAACAACAAGCACGACAATATGAAAGATACAGACAAGAATATGATATTGAGGAGCAGTCTGGTGATGAGGGTTATTATGACTTCGActgttagattagtttagaaatatattaagttagttttctagtttattgttgttttgtattatcttgtgttttttttttttcagtataagccttagtaggctttatgcttttgaaagccttaaatgacttttgtaaatatttttctgatattaatgaaatagtattatgtctatttgtttgtttactgtcattagcattcaatacattttatatatgctatatcaaaatggacaaaaatatttcctatgaacattagcagtaaaataaatgttcctttaaaggcatgataatggacattggcaggaatacattatatatgaacctttatttgtacgaaataaattaccaatctttgtagagcatattagaattggattactgcattattgatgcaataatattcaatatacttacttacttaactactgttgaagcagacaatgagtacaagtgatgcaactacgtCTTCTTCTACAAATAACAGCTTCAAAACACCAAGAACAAGAATTGAAACATTAAATGCACTCCAGTACATTCCATTCAGCCCGGAGGAAAAGAAACCTAAAGTAGGACAAGTATTCGAAAAGCTAGAATCAGCAGAGTTATTCTACAAAGAATATTGTACAATCTGTGGGTTTACGCCAAGACTTGCAACAACAAAAAGGATTAAAGACAATGAGTTaccaaacagttttgcattaaggaatGTTGTCTGCAATAGGCAAGGTGTAAAGGAAAGTAGGAAAAGGAAGAGGACTGATACCGATACTGATACTGCTGACAATGATGCACAATCTGATGTGACAGACATAAGCCGTGTGAGGCCGATTACAAGAATTGACTGTCGTGCATTAGTGCAGTTCAAATACCAAGAAAATGGAACTTATATTGTTACCAGATTTGATGAAGCCCATAACCATCCACTTGCTTCGCCTGAATCTACAATATTTTTGAAAGGAAACCGAAAAATGACAAAGGTACAGAAACAATTTGTCACAAAGGTAAAGGTGCTAAAACTAGGTGGTGTAAAAGCCTATAGAGGTTGGAAGGAGCTGTGTGGAGGTTACGACAACATTGGTGCTACTGAGGTTGATTTCAAAAACTTTGTCAGGGACATAAAAACCTACATTGGTAATTTTGATGCGCAAATGTTTGTTGAGAATCTTATTGGGAAAAAAGACACATGCagttcattttactttgattttatagTAGATGAAAACAAGTGCCTGGCTAGAGTGTTTTGGGCAGATCCGATCTGCATAAAGAACTACATGATGTTCGGTGAGGTGTTATCAGCAGATGCTACATATggaacaaacaagtacgatatggtgTTTGTGCCTTTCACAGGAGTTGATCACCACAAAGGGTGCATAACCTTTGGAGCTGGGTTGATAGGTGATGAAAGTATTGAGTGTTACACATGGTTGTTCAAGACATTTTTGGAAGCAATGGGCGGGTGCCAGCCGAGAATTATAATTACTGATCAGGACAAATCAATGAAGTCGGTAGTCCCGGAAGTGTTTAAGGAGTCAACACACAGACTGTGCATGTGGCACATAATGAAGAAACTAAGAGAAAAAGTGAGTTATCAACTATTTCAAGATGAGGATTTTAAGACCATGCTCAAtaggtgtgtttggaacaaccaacTTGAGCTTGATGAATTCGAAGAACAATGGGGGAAGATAATGACTGATTATCAACTTGTAGAACACGAGTGGTTTTCAGATTTGTATGATCTCAGGGAACAGTGGATCCCTGCCTATTTTAAAGATGTTTCAATGTCTGGCTTGATGAGGGTTACTTCTAGGTCTGAGAGTGAAAACAGTTTCTTTGACAGGTTCCTCACACCTCATTTGACCCTTGTTGAGTTTTGGGTGTGCTATGAGAGTGCCTTGGAAGCACAAAGACACAAGCAGTCCAAGTTGAACAATGACAACAAACACTCTAAAATCCCACAGAAAACAAAGTCAAACCTTGAAGTCCATGCTTCTGAAATATACTCGcacaacattttcaaagactTCCAAACAGAATTGGTTGCAGCTTTGTCTGATTGCCGTTTTAAAAATGTAgagaagattgatgagacaaaaatatatattctaacAGACTTGCAGGTGCCAAATAAGTCATGGAACGTAGCATATTCACCATATAACATGGAGATTACTTGTTCCTGTTCTATGTTTCAGAGAATGGGCTTGTTGTGCAGGCATTGCCTTTGGATTCTACACAACCAAGATTTTCATAAAATACCAGAACAGTACATAATGCAAAGATGGACAAAAGCTGCAATGAGTAAGCCTGTCTTTGATAAAGATGGCAAATTGATAGATGTCTCTCAAAAGTTTTCTGACCGGAAAAGTTTGAGTACTGAGTTGTGGCAAGAGGTTTATTCTTGTGTCAGAGTAGCTGAGTGTGATGATAATGACATGAAGCTTTTGATTGAAAAACTGAGAGATATTAGATTGGATATGATTAGTAACAGAAGTGTTCCAAcaaagaagaaagacaagatgaaagaaatagaaaagtatgtgggctgcaaaatacctcagaagttggtgattcatgttcctaaaaaatctaaaaacaagggtaggaccaagggaaagagaattgaatcacaaatgttaaaagccctaaagaaaagaggaaaagagAAGAGGTACTGCAAAACATGTGGCCGCCAAGGACACAACTCTAGGACTTGCAAAGAACCAAACCATCTGAGAGGTATGTATAATTTGGTTTCTTGTTAAAGCATATTACGttaatgttaaataattattaaattatacaagTATAGCGCATAGTGTTTACCTTCCTAAATCATCACTCTTATATGGAGGCACATAAGCTCTTTCTGCAATGAACATTATGGTTGTTCTGAAGGCACAGATGAGAATTTCAGCAATGTATATTTGGTTAACATTGAATGTATATCaatttagttgttcattttggccattttctccttataagatctaatatttaatttacattctgttgcatattcaccaaataccaccatgaagatgacgacgatgaaggagatgaatctgatgatgtggaggacgacgatgaagaagatgaatctgataacgaagtggaaggtccaaatttttgattcaaggatagaaaaccataatatacactacgagaacattcttaaaggcttgtatgtacaattcaattttactgccaaagtacattactcttataggcaaagtatattacatttgtattaaaggatcattattgttgttctgcaaggaacattcttaaaggcttgtatgtacaattcGATTTTACTGCAAAAGTACATTaatcttatagccaaagtatattacatttgtattaaaggatcattattgttgttctgcaaggaacattcttaaaggcttatATGTACAATTCGATTTgactgccaaagtacattactcttatagccaaagtatattacatttgtattaaaggatcattatttTTGTTCTGCAGGGACATCATCAACTTTATTGGAATTGTTTTCCCAGAGTACAATAATTTTAAGGCGTTTTGCACAAtaaacattattgttgttctacaagaacataataaactttattgaaatTTGTTTCCGGAATATAACACTCTCTTGAATTAAATTTTTTTCAAACTTCAGGTTGTTCGACTCGTAGCTTCCTCAATATATGTTACATTACTCACACACATGTCACAAACGAAACTAAAAAAGTTTTTACGGCTTGAATTCagcatcttcctcatcttcatcgtcgtattcttcccatggcagtgggtttgaacggaaatccattgccttctttagtaCAGCATCAAACCATACATTGCCTTCTGTTGAAATCATATATGAAATGTATTTCTTCCGCAGAATCAGTAGAGGAGCATCctaggaaaaaaaaagaaaacaaggggttagaacatgtacaaatgtgtactgaattatgtattaaaaatAATTGTATTACTTCTGAAACTCACATCGCCTTTTTTAAGCCCACAGGTCCAATTTAGATTACCCTTAAATGTATCCATATGTCTCATAACGTAAACACCACAATCAGTCTTGTTAGTGTTGTTCCTCCACTTCATCTTTGCAAGAATAGGCTGCAGTTTTTTGATGCGATCAACTTTTACCTTTGAAACACCGATGTCTTTCAAGTATTCTGCTAGAACATTACGCTGGCGGAGAAGGGGGGAAAAACATTAGGACACAAATAATTATGAGCtacaatatcacaaaaataagaaaattaagaCAGACCCAAAATTTTTGGGGAAGGTACACTCTATGTGTCATTGTACATTCACAATAATGAATAGAAACAGCATGTAGTGCTGTTAAGCAAAAGAGAGCATAAAATCTTACAAAAGACAGTGGTCTATCAGGGAAAAATTCTTCTAGTTTTCCGTCACGATGCACATTATCAATGATGATGAACTTATACTTGTTCTGTCAATGACTAGTAAATGGTAATGCCTTTTATATATAACTGGGAAGAATAACTGTAGATTTTAAAAGATTTAATTAGGcaacaaataaattaaatataacatgcagAAAGAGTGTATATTGTCGATGCTACCAAAATCAATTCTATCTGGGTTAACCGAGAATTGGGTAAACTCTTctttcattatatccttaatcaCCATAAAATTTTCAACAGTGTCCAGTTCTCCTTGAAGCATCATCTGTATGCAAGACAAGTAAAGTTTCTGATGTTAATCAAGGGAAAAaacattacaaaatttacttgttgaaataagtttatataaatatttgacttACACACACAGCTGTGGTGAAAAACATCGATATGGCTCGGAAGAGTTTCTTCTAGATTCCTTGGCATTCAAAAGTTTTGCCTAACAATTGATCACATCACTCGTTAAATACTTAGATTGTCGTAGCATTGCCATTTCAATATGCCGAAGAGAAATGTCATCCACATGCATAAGAAGTTCCTTGGTTCAGGACTACCAGTGTTAACTCAAAACAGGATACAGAACATTGTAAATTTAAATATTGTAcattagtatatatatatatatatatatatatatatatatatatatatatatatatatatatatatatatatatatatatatatatatatatatatatatatatatatatatatatatatatatatatatatatatatatatatatatatatatatatatatatatatatatatatatatatatatatatcttagcTAAATCGGTATGTTTACCTCTACTATACGACACATAATCAGCAATGCAATTCTAAAAGTCAGTAAGAGGAGTAATAATGCATGTATCTATGCTTAGTAAATTACGATTTGCAAGGATGCTCAGAGACTCTGGTTGACTTGTTTCATGTTCATGAACATTTTCATTGTTGATGACTTTGCCCTTGGTAGTGTCAGCACTGTCAAGCAGATTATGCTCATTTGTACACTTGTCTTTTATCCTAGCTATGTCGTTTGTATTACTCACATCTGTCATGCTGTCATTGTTCTCACAAGCATCATTACCATCTGGTATATTCCCTTTTATACAACCTACCTCCATTGTTCTCTTCTTAACCCTAACAGTCTCATTGTTGTCAGGGACAACAATATCATCGGTActcttctctttctttccaaCTACCTCCTCTCCTATCTTCTCATCCCCAACAGTCTCATCACCCTCGTAGAATTCTTCATCAGACGAATCCAGTTTCTTTGGGAAGGGCTTCTCTTGATACTGCTTCACCTTTGTTAAAACGTCATCACAAACAATGTTGCACTTGGATGAAACCAAAGTGCAAAGATATTTGATTCACATATCATATATACCTAATTATAGAGAAAGAGGATGCCGTCTGATTAGGGCTACTTCCTTGATCTGATCTATTGCTATGGCTATTGAATCATCTAAGAAATCCTCTTTACAAAAGAATTCGGCACAAACTGCTACTTCCAGAGTTTTACGATCTGAAAAAGCAAAGAAAATACAGGGACCTGATGTAGAGGAGGGACAGAAAACTAAAAGTATAAATGAGATTACAGGGGTTCCCATACTACAGGACTGTGAATTACAAATTGAGAATGTTGTGGAGGCAGTGGTGGAGATGGATAAGGATGAAGAGGAACAAGGCCAGGATGATGGAGAATGGTTCCAGAGACATGGAAAAAAGATCTTGCAGCTGGTTGATGATGAGCCGTCTGAGTTACTTCATTTAACTGATGAGGACGTACAAGATGAATTGGAGTACTGGCAAAATGCTATTTATGGCTTCATCTTGGGGGCCAATCCTCTTTGGCAAGCCTTTGAAGGATTCCTGAAAAAATTATGGAGTAAGCACACAATTACTAAAATATCTTTTATGCCAAATGGAGTTTTCCTAGTTAGATTTCAAACTGAGGAAATGAAACAAGCAGTTCTAACCAGTGGACACTTCTTATTTCATAATAAGCCTATGATACTTAGACCATGGACACCAGAGGTTGAATTATCAAAGGAGGAAGTTAAGAGTGTACTGCCGGGTCGAATTCACAAGTTGCCCTTGAAATTTTGGGGTAAAAGCTTAAGTAAAATTGTTAATCTAGTAGGTCAGTATGTGAAAAGTGATGAGGCCACTGAGCAAAAAACTAGATTAGGATTTGCAAGGGTTATGGTTAAGTTGCAATTAGGGCAGCAATTTCCAAAAACTATTCAATTCTTGGATGAGAAACACAAGCTAATGACTTTGGATATTGAATATGAATGGAAGCCAAGTGTGTTTACTAAATGTAAACTACTTGGGCATGAGAAAGAGAATTGCAGGAAAGGCAAACCTGTGCAATCAAGGCAGGTTCCTCATAAAGTGTGGAGACCTGTCCAAAAGCAGAAAGTTGCAAATCCTTCAGCCAGTATGGCTACTGCATCTGTTCAGGCTATTGTACAGGTTCAAGAACAAGGTACAGACCTACAAGATAATGTTCATACACCTGTTGTAAGGATACAAAACCTGGAAGGGGGCTCAAGGTCTCCAGTCAGGCCAGTGAGAGTAACAAGACAGGCTGGGGACAACTCTGATCATCAGATTTCTCCTACCTataaggaggtattgagaggcacaAGTCCTCCTAGAGCAGGAGTTGTTATAAGTTCTCCCAGAGCAGGAGTTGATATTAATGGTAGTGAACCTATCCATCTTACCCCATGAttatttttggattttggaatgtgAGGGGGATGAATAGGGAGGGGAAGCAGAGATTTGTTAATAGATTTCTTCAGTCTAATaatgttggtttttttttgtctgcttgaaacaaaaataaaaccaCAAAATCTTAATAAAACtgttaataatatttttaaggaTTGGTGTGTGACCACCAATTCAGCTTACCATAAGGGAGGAAGAATCTGGCTATTGTGGAATCCCACTATGGTGGATATCTTGGTTTTAGAGTAATGCCCAATTTATGCACTTTTTGGTCACTGATAAATCCACACAACAACAATTTCATCACTCTCTAGTTTATGCTTTCAATGGAGATAAAGAGAGAGAGGATCTTTGGAGCAGTCTTAGAAGGATAGCTATGCAGGTCAGTGGTCCCTGGTCAACTGGGGGAGATTTTAACTGTGTGTCTCAGACACATGAGAGGTTGGGAGGACATGTTTCTAATTCTGAAGCAGAGCCTTTCCAACATTGCATTGAGGACTGCAACTTGAGTGATATGCCTTCTACAGGAGCTTTCTATACTTGGAATAACAAACAAGCCCCTGAAACAAGGGTTTATAGTAGACTGGATAGAATTTTTCTGAATCATGAATGATCAGTCCAGTTACCTGAATATTTTGCAAATTTTCTACCTGAAGGTCTTTTGATCACACTCCTTGCCTAGTCACTGCTACTGATACTCAGTCTCACAAACGAGCTTTCAGATATTATAATATGTGGAGCAAGGCTCCTGATTTTAAAGAGTGTGTCACAGCTTGTTGGAATCAAATTATCAGAGGGACACACATGTATGGGGTGGTCAGGAAGCTTAAGTTGTTGAAGCCTAAGCTTAAGCAGCTCAATAGAATGCATTTTAGTGATGTTGAGAATCAGTCTGATTTAGCCCAGGTTAAGTTGACTCACATACAGCAGCTACTAACTCAAACTCCAGGGGATGCTGATCTCATTCAGAAAGAGTATGAAGCTCATAAACAGTTCCTATTCTTGCATGAAGCCAAACTGAAGTTCTTACAGCAAAAAACAAAAGCTCACTGGATGAATGAGGGTGACACTAATTCTGCCTATTTTCATGGACTCATCAAGGCTAGAAGGAATAAAAATGCTATCTATCAGATTAAAGATCACAATGGTAGGATGCATACTACTGAAGATGGTATAAAAATGGCTTTTCTGGAATACTATAACATGCTCCTAGGTTCCAAAAACCAGACTCTCCAAGTTAAAAAATCTGTGGTCCAGAAAGGCAACATGTGTACTGAAGCACACTGTCAGAAGCTCTTAAGTCCTATTACACATCAGGAGATAAAAGAGGCTATGTTCAGTATACCTAATGATAAGACACCAGGACCTGATGGGTATTCTAGTCAATTTTTTAAAGATTCCTGGGAAATTGTGGGAGGTGAAATCTGTAATGCTATCTCTGATTTTTTCCAATCAGGTTTGCTTCTTAAACAACTGAACACAACACTTCTCACTCTCATTCCTAAAGTGACAAACCCCTCTTCTGTCCTAGAGTACAGACCTATTGCCTGTTGCAATGTGCTATACAAATGCATTTCTAAATTACTTTGTAATAGGCTAGCCCTTGTTTTACCTGACATCATCTCACAAAATCAAGGAGGATTTATTCATGGGAGAAGCATTATGGAAAATATCTTAATTTGTCAGGATCTTGTTAGAATGTATGAGAAGAGGGCAGTGGCTCCTAGATGTCTGATAAAGATGGACCTCCAAAAAGCCTATGACACTATTGAATGGGATTTTCTAGACCAAATGATGGAGGCTCTTAAATTTCTAGGTGCTTTCAGAGGGTGGATTATGCAATGTGTCACCTCTGCCACTTACTCTCTTAACTTAAATGGGAACATGTTTGGCTTTTTCAAAGGTCAAAGAGGACTGAGACAGGGGGATCCTCTATCTCCCCTGTTGTTTACCATATGTATGGAGTATCTTTCTAGGTTATTGGTGATCTCTACTGCTACAATGGGATTCAAGTTTCATCCACTCTGCTCACCTATACGGCTCTCTCAtcttatgtttgcagatgatctatTGCTCTTTAGTAAGGGAGATGCTAAATCAATGATGACTATTATCAGGACATTCTCAACTTTTTCAGCATCTTCAGGACTCAAGATGAGTAAAGGGAAGTCTAATGTGTATTTTAATGGGGTGAAAGACTCTTTGAAGGCTGACTTCTTAAGAGTCTCTGGGCTAATTGAAGGTAAACTTCCTTTCAGGTATCTAGGAGTGCCTATTAAGACTACCAGACTTAATGCTCATGATTGCAAGCCTCTCATTGATAAGATTGTGGCTCGAATAAGAACTCTGGGAGCCAGGAAGTTATCTTATACAGGAAGGTTGGTTTTGGTTAAGGCTGTGCTTAAGACATTGCATAACTATTGGGCCCAAATGTTCATTCTGCCAACTGGCATCATTAGTAGCATTGAGCAAATTTGCAGGAACTTCTTATTGGATGGGGGAGTTGACTACCTGAGATCACCCTTGGTTGCTTGGGATAAAGTATGTAGACCAAAAAAGGAAGGAGGTCTAGGCCTTAAGCAGGACATTATGTGGAACAAAGCAGCAGTAGGCAAACTGGTTTGGTGGATTTACACTAAGCCAGATCTTCTATGGGTCAAATGGGTTAATAACATCTACCTTAGGGGCTCAATTTGGCAGGATTATTCACCAAATACTAATTCATCATGGTATTGGAGAAAGATTTGCCAAGTAAAAGAGGATCTACAGCTAGCATATCAACAACAGTCCTGGGATACTAATGGTTATAAATATACGATCTCTAAAGGTTATGAATTCCTACGAGCTAAATCACTGGAAGTTCCATGGTCGGGTTTAATGTGGAATACTTGGACGATTCCAAAGCATGGCTTCATAGCCTGGATATTTCACCATGGAAATATGAATACTAGAAGTAAATTACACAAGTTAGGAATCAGTGAGGATAATACCTGTTACATATGCGGACGATTGGAGGAAACTTTGGAGCATCTATTCTTTGATTGTCCGTATAGCAAGAGATTGGTAATGCACATTGGAGAATGGCTAGGAATTAACATACCCGCCATTAATTGGCTCTCTTGGCGACTGGGGAGAAATGGCACACAGATTCAACTGGGGATCCTTGATGCTGCTGTTAATGCCTGTATCTACTATGTTTGGCATCAAAGAAATCGAAGCAGGTATGATTTGTTGCTTATCCGACCACATAAGCTTGCGAGAATGATTAAAGAAGAGCTGCAATTGAGAATCCGAGGACTGGATCGCAGGAGACTGACTAGAAGAGAGGAAAATTGGATTCAGGAGCTGCTGAGTAATAGGGAGTGATTTGTTGTTGTCAGAAGGACGATAAAAGGGGATTTGGGTAGGAAGAAGATTTAGGGTTCATCCTTACCAAATCTGATTTTGTAAAACAGGTTTATCTTGTTTTGTTGACTTTTGTTGGGCTAGTATTTGGCCAAAGATGTAATATGGGCCGGCACAGTTCGTCTACTTGATGAATGTCCCGTTCCCATTGTATGGTGACTTT
Protein-coding sequences here:
- the LOC141618908 gene encoding protein FAR1-RELATED SEQUENCE 5-like — translated: MSTSDATTSSSTNNSFKTPRTRIETLNALQYIPFSPEEKKPKVGQVFEKLESAELFYKEYCTICGFTPRLATTKRIKDNELPNSFALRNVVCNRQGVKESRKRKRTDTDTDTADNDAQSDVTDISRVRPITRIDCRALVQFKYQENGTYIVTRFDEAHNHPLASPESTIFLKGNRKMTKVQKQFVTKVKVLKLGGVKAYRGWKELCGGYDNIGATEVDFKNFVRDIKTYIGNFDAQMFVENLIGKKDTCSSFYFDFIVDENKCLARVFWADPICIKNYMMFGEVLSADATYGTNKYDMVFVPFTGVDHHKGCITFGAGLIGDESIECYTWLFKTFLEAMGGCQPRIIITDQDKSMKSVVPEVFKESTHRLCMWHIMKKLREKVSYQLFQDEDFKTMLNRCVWNNQLELDEFEEQWGKIMTDYQLVEHEWFSDLYDLREQWIPAYFKDVSMSGLMRVTSRSESENSFFDRFLTPHLTLVEFWVCYESALEAQRHKQSKLNNDNKHSKIPQKTKSNLEVHASEIYSHNIFKDFQTELVAALSDCRFKNVEKIDETKIYILTDLQVPNKSWNVAYSPYNMEITCSCSMFQRMGLLCRHCLWILHNQDFHKIPEQYIMQRWTKAAMSKPVFDKDGKLIDVSQKFSDRKSLSTELWQEVYSCVRVAECDDNDMKLLIEKLRDIRLDMISNRSTDENFSNVYLVNIECISI